GCGGAGCCGATCAACGCGGCCACGCTGCAGCGCTTCGTCGCCGCGTACGCGCCGGCGAACCTGGACGCCGCCGCGCTGACCCCCTGCTACGGGCTGGCCGAGGCGACCCTCGCGGTGAGCTTCGCGGCCGGGCTCCGCGCGGATGCCGCCGGCACGGTCGACTGTGGCCGGCCGGTGCCCGGTCACGAGGTGGCCGTCGTCGACGCCGCCGGGTCGTCGTGCCCGGCGGGGCAGGTGGGTGAGATCTGGGTACGCGGACCGTCGGTGGCCGCCGGCTACCTCGACCAGCCGGCGCCGGAGACGTTCCGCAGCGACGGGTGGCTGCGCACCGGCGACCTCGGCTACCTCGACGGCGGTGGCCTCTACGTTACCGGGCGCGCGAAGGATCTGCTGGTGGTCCGCGGGGCCAACACCGACCCGCAGCGGGTGGAGTGGGCGGCTTCCACCGTGCCGGGGGTTCGGGACGGCGGCGCCGTGGCGTTCACCCGGCCGGGGGAGGAGACCGAGGAGGTGGTGGTCGTGGTCGAGTGCGCGCCGAACGCCGCCGACGCCGTGCCGGACGCGGTACGCGCTGCGGTGGCCGAGGGGCTCGGTCTCGCCGTCGCCGAGGTCGTCCGGGTGCGTCCCGGGGCGGTGCCGAAGACCACCTCGGGCAAGCCCCGCCGCCGGGAGACCCGGCGGCGCTACCTCGCCGGGGAGCTGGTGGGCTGATGTCGGACCGGGCGCAGGTGGCGGTGAGCTACGACGTCGACAACGAGTTCTTCCGGCTCTGGCTGGACGAGCGGATGAACTACACCTGTGCCGTCTTCGACGACACCGACGACCTCGAGGCCGCCCAGGTCGCCAAGCTCGAGCTGCTGTACCGCTACGGCCGGGTCACCCCCGACTCGCGGGTGCTCGACATCGGCTGCGGTTGGGGCGCCAACCTCGAATACCTGGCCGTCGACCGGGGTGTCCGCGACGTCCACGGGATCACCCTGTCGCAGGCGCAGTACGCCGAGATCCGCCGCCGTGACCTGCCCGGCGTCACGGCGTCCTGCGTGGACTACCGCGACTACACGCCGCCGGTGCGCTTCGACACGATCATGTCGATCTGCATGATCGAGCACGTCTGCACCCCCGAGCAGGCCCGGGCCGGGGAGGCGGTCGCCCGCTACCGGGGCTACTTCCGGCGGGCCTGGGAGTGGAGCCGGCCGGGCGCCTCCTTCGCCCTGCAGTCGATCCTGCGCAACCGGGCGCCGCGCATCCCCGCCGACATCCGCGAGGTCGGCTGGGTCACGTACCAGATCTTCCCCGGCGGGATCACGCCGCGCATGGAGGACATCGTGGCCGCGGTCAACCCGTACTGGGAGATCGTCGGGGTGCGCACCCGGCGGGAGGACTACCGGCGCACCTGCGAGCACTGGCGGGACCGGCTGCGCGCCCACGAACAGCAGATCCGCGACCGCTGGGGCGGGCAACTCTTTGCCGACTACGACCGCTACCTGACTGCGTGCATCCGCGCCTTCGAGATGCACTACCAGTCAGTCGCGCAGTGGTCGCTGCGCCGCATCGACCAGATCTAGGAGTACGCCGTGTCCACCGATGAGCTGCTGGCCCTGATCGCCGCCGGGATCGCCGACGTCACCGGCCGTCCCGCCCCCGCGTTGACGGTCGACGCCGACCTCGCCGCGCTGGGGCTGGACAGCCTGCAGGCCCTGGAACTGGTCGCCTGGGCCGAGGAGCGGCTGCGGGTCCGCGTCCCGGACGAGGAACTCGCCACCATCCGCAGCATCGGTGACCTGTCCGGCGTACTCGCCGCCCGACTCCCGGCCGGCACGCCGTGACGGGCCGGGCGCTGCGGGAGGCGTTCCACCGGGAGTACATGACCTTCTTCGAGCAGGCCGAACGGACCCGCCGCTGGAACGTCTTCACCGACATCGACTGGGACCGCCTCGCCGGCCACGACCCGGACCCGCGCCTGGTGCTCTGCGCCGAGACGTTCTGCGGCGTGGAGATGTACCTTCCGGACTACCTGCGCGCCCACCTCGACCTGATGCGCGGCGACTACGGCCGGGCCTGGTTCGCCGCGAACTGGGGCTACGAGGAGGCCAAACACTCGCTGGTGCTGCGCGAGTACCTGCGCCGCAGCGGCGCGCGCAGCGAGGCGCAGCTGCACGACTACGCCGACGCCGTGCTGGCCCGCCGCTGGGAGCCGCCGTACGACGACGGCCGCCGGATGACCATCTACGGGGCCCTGCAGGAGCTGACCACGTTCGTCATCTACCGCAAGCAGCGGGGCTGGGCGGCCGGGCACGGCGACCCGGTGCTGCCGGAGGTCTATCGCCTGGTGGGGCGCGACGAGATGGCGCACTCGCGCTTCTACCTGAGGATGATCCGGCTACATCTGGCCGAGGACCGCGCGGGCACCCTGGCCGACCTCGCGTACGTGCTGCGGACCTTCCGGATGCCGGCCGAGGACCTGCTGCCCGACTACGACACCCGGGTCGAGGTGATGCGCGCCGCCGGCATCGACCGGAGCGTCTTCCTCACTGAGGTGGTGCTGCCGCTGCTGCGCGACCTCGGGCTGACCCGGCACGACCTGCCCCGGGTGCCCGCGCAGGCGGCCACCGAGATTCCGGGACCGCCCGGGCTGCTCACCGCCGCCGGATCCGCCGGATGACCGCCTCCGGCGCCGTCGCCGTCGTCGGCGGTGCCTGCCGCTTCCCCGGCGCCGAGAACCTCGACGCGTACTGGGACCTGATCCGCGCCGGGCGGGTCGCCACCGGGCCGGTATCGCCGCACCGCTGGCGGCACGGCTGGGTCCACGACCCCCACGACGTCCGGGCGGCGGACTTCTCGTACACCGACGTGGTGGCCCACCTGCCTGAGGTGGACACCTTCCCGGCCGCCCGATACGCCCTCGCGCCGCGGCGCCTCGAGGTGACCGACCCGCAGCACCGGCTGCTGGTCCAGGTGACCGACGAGGCGCTGCGCGACGCCGGCATCGATCTGCCCCGCGACCGCACCGGCGTCTACATGGGCGCGTCGGTCAGCGAGTACAAGGACCTGCTGACCAGCCGGATCCGGGCCCGGCAGATGGCCGCCGGTGAGTTCGGCACACCGCTGGACGCGCCGGCGGCGGAGGCGGCCGTGGCCGGCGTGGCGCCGCCGCGGGCGTACACCATTCCCGGGACCCTCCTGAACATGGCCGCCGCCACCGTGAGCGCGGTGTTCGACCTGGGCGGCCCCAGCTTCGTCGTCGACGCCGCCTGCGCGTCGGCGCTGGTCGCGGTGCACGAGGCCGTCGTCCACCTGCGCGCCGGCCAGTGTGACCTCGCCGTCGCCGGCGGGGTCTACCTCAACCTGGTACCCGACAATCTGATCGGCTTCTCCCGCATCGGCGCCGTCTCCCGCAGCGGCGTGTGCCGGCCGTTCGACCGGCGCGCCGACGGCTTTGTGCTCGGCGAGGGCGCAGGCGTCGTCGTACTCAAGCGGCTCGACGACGCCCTGGCCGCCGGCGACCGGGTGTACGCCGTCATCCGTGGCACGGGCTGCGCCAACGACGGCCGGGCCGAGGGCCCTATGACGCCCCGGCTGGACGGTCAGGTGACCAGCCTGCGCCGGGCGTACGCCGACGCCGCCGTCGATCCAGCCACCGTCGGCTTCGTCGAGTGCCACGGCACGGCCACGCCGACCGGCGACGCGGTCGAGCTGGCCGCCCTGCGCACGGTGCTGGGCGAGGACCGGCCGGTGCAGGTCTCGTCGGTCAAGGCGAACATCGGCCACACCATGTCCGCCGCGGGAATCGCGGGCCTGCTCAAGACCGTCCTGGTGCTCCGGCATGCGACCGTGCCGCCGCAGGTCAACTGCGAAGACCCCGACCCCGCCCTCGGCGTCCTGCGCATCGCCGCCGCCGAGCAGGCATTGCCGGCCGGCGCCGGCGCGCCGCGCCGGGCCGCGGTCAGCTCGTTCGGCTTCGGCGGCACCAACGTGCACCTCGTTCTCGAGGAGGCCGCCGGCCCGCCGCGACCGGTGACCGTCCAGGCCGCGGTCACCGACGCGGTGCGCTACTGGGCTGTCCGCAGGGGCAGCGACCCGGAACCGCCGACCCGCGCCGCCGCATCGCCCGCTTCCGACCCCGGGCCGGCCGCTGCCGAATCTGCGCCACCCGTGCGGTCGGCCCTGCTCGCCGCCGTCGCGAAGGCCGGGTCCTACCCTCCGGAATCGCTGCGCGCCGAGCAGGCCCTCGTGGACGACCTCGGATTCGACTCGCTGATGCTGGTCGAACTCGAGGAGCAGCTGGCCGCGGCGCATCCCGACCTGGACCGGCTTCCGGACGACCTGATGCGGCGCACCACGACGATCGCCGATATCGACGCCTGGCTGACCGCGACCTTCGGCACCGGCCCGGCGGCAACGCCCAC
This sequence is a window from Micromonospora sp. NBRC 110009. Protein-coding genes within it:
- a CDS encoding acyl-ACP desaturase → MTGRALREAFHREYMTFFEQAERTRRWNVFTDIDWDRLAGHDPDPRLVLCAETFCGVEMYLPDYLRAHLDLMRGDYGRAWFAANWGYEEAKHSLVLREYLRRSGARSEAQLHDYADAVLARRWEPPYDDGRRMTIYGALQELTTFVIYRKQRGWAAGHGDPVLPEVYRLVGRDEMAHSRFYLRMIRLHLAEDRAGTLADLAYVLRTFRMPAEDLLPDYDTRVEVMRAAGIDRSVFLTEVVLPLLRDLGLTRHDLPRVPAQAATEIPGPPGLLTAAGSAG
- a CDS encoding acyl carrier protein, yielding MSTDELLALIAAGIADVTGRPAPALTVDADLAALGLDSLQALELVAWAEERLRVRVPDEELATIRSIGDLSGVLAARLPAGTP
- a CDS encoding aminotransferase class I/II-fold pyridoxal phosphate-dependent enzyme, translating into MTASGAVAVVGGACRFPGAENLDAYWDLIRAGRVATGPVSPHRWRHGWVHDPHDVRAADFSYTDVVAHLPEVDTFPAARYALAPRRLEVTDPQHRLLVQVTDEALRDAGIDLPRDRTGVYMGASVSEYKDLLTSRIRARQMAAGEFGTPLDAPAAEAAVAGVAPPRAYTIPGTLLNMAAATVSAVFDLGGPSFVVDAACASALVAVHEAVVHLRAGQCDLAVAGGVYLNLVPDNLIGFSRIGAVSRSGVCRPFDRRADGFVLGEGAGVVVLKRLDDALAAGDRVYAVIRGTGCANDGRAEGPMTPRLDGQVTSLRRAYADAAVDPATVGFVECHGTATPTGDAVELAALRTVLGEDRPVQVSSVKANIGHTMSAAGIAGLLKTVLVLRHATVPPQVNCEDPDPALGVLRIAAAEQALPAGAGAPRRAAVSSFGFGGTNVHLVLEEAAGPPRPVTVQAAVTDAVRYWAVRRGSDPEPPTRAAASPASDPGPAAAESAPPVRSALLAAVAKAGSYPPESLRAEQALVDDLGFDSLMLVELEEQLAAAHPDLDRLPDDLMRRTTTIADIDAWLTATFGTGPAATPTGATAPAVGPDPVDAARPAAAADLAPAPPPELAALQERLSLAARLGVANPYFVPHDGALGATTRIGGTELVDFSGYDYLGLATHPAVVAAATDALARYGTSVSASRVASGERPLHRALEEAVAAFLGTEAALAMVSGHATNVGVLGHLLRPGDLALHDALAHDSILQGIRLSGAHRRPFPHNDLDALDRMLADLAPRHRRVVVAVEGVYSMDGDLPDLPALVELRRRHGFLLYLDEAHSLGVLGATGRGAGEHWGVRPTDVDIWMGTLSKALASCGGYVAGDAQLIEYLRYTTPGFLYSVGLPPASTAAALAALRQLRDEPERVARLRDNARLFRRLAVQAGLDVGVGSAPVVPVITGGSAAALLLADRMRQRGVNVQPILYPAVEETAARLRFFINATHTEAQIESTIEALAQEHGRAVGEAGGHGRRTRG
- a CDS encoding SAM-dependent methyltransferase, which encodes MSDRAQVAVSYDVDNEFFRLWLDERMNYTCAVFDDTDDLEAAQVAKLELLYRYGRVTPDSRVLDIGCGWGANLEYLAVDRGVRDVHGITLSQAQYAEIRRRDLPGVTASCVDYRDYTPPVRFDTIMSICMIEHVCTPEQARAGEAVARYRGYFRRAWEWSRPGASFALQSILRNRAPRIPADIREVGWVTYQIFPGGITPRMEDIVAAVNPYWEIVGVRTRREDYRRTCEHWRDRLRAHEQQIRDRWGGQLFADYDRYLTACIRAFEMHYQSVAQWSLRRIDQI